From Deltaproteobacteria bacterium:
CGTGACGCCGGCGCCGGCCACGAGCACGTCCAGCGACCCGGCGTGATCCGCGAACGCGCGGACTGCCGTTTTTACGCAACTCCCGTCCGCAACGTCAATACGAACCGGCTCGCCCTCGCCGCCCTCGGCGCGCAGGCGCGAGAGCGTTTCGTTCGCGGCGTTTTCATTCGTGTGATAGCCGACGCCGACGTAAAACCCATCGCGCGAAAGGCGTGCGCAGACGGCCGCGCCGATGCCCCGGCTCCCGCCGGTGACGAGCGCAACGCGGCGCGTATTTTGGGTATCGGACATCCGTCAACTCTGGAGAGCGGCAACGGCCTCGTCAAGTTCCCGAACCGAGGAAATCGAAACGGCGCGAATATCGGGCGCGATGCGGGACACCATGCCGGTCAGCTTGCCGCCCGGTCCGAGCTCGATGAAAGCATCCACGCCCATATTGATCGCCGTGCGCACGCAGTCCTCGAAGCGAACGCGGTGCGTGATCTGCGTGATGAGAAGAGCCGCAAACCGCGAGGGGTCATCGCAGGGGCGGGCATCGACGTTGGCGATGATCGGAAACGCGGGCGGCGCGAAAGCGGCGGCTCGAAGCACTTCGTCCATCGCACGCGCGGCCGGCTCCATCAGCGGACAATGGAAGGGAGCGCTGACGGGCAACATGACAGCTCGACGTACCCCTCGCTGTTTCGCGGAGGCCACGGCTCTTTCCACCGCGCTTGCGACACCGGAGATGACAACCTGACCACCGCCGTTGAGGTTGGCGACCCAGACGTCTCCGCCCGCATCGTCGCAGGCGGCCTGCGCGGTCTGCTCGTCCGTGCCGAGCAGGGCGGCCATCGCCCCGACGCCCGCTGCGACGGCCCGCTGCATGGCCTGCCCTCGCGTGCCCACGAGTATGACGGCGTCCCCGACGTCCAGGGATCCGGCAGCGACGTGAGCGGAGTATTCCCCGAGCGAATGGCCGATTGCACAGACCGGGCGCGATGAAACTCGTTCCGCAAAGGCCGCGTGAATGGCGGCCGACACGGCGAGCACGCACGGCTGCTGGAACTCGGTGAGGGCGAGCCGATCCTCGGGGCCGTCGAAGCACAGGCCCCGCAGGTCGAAACCCGACGCCCGATGCGCCTCGTCGAGGACGCGCCGGGCCGCCGGAGACGATTCCTCGAAGTCGCGACCCATCCCCACGAATTGGGCGCCCTGCCCCGGAAACAGCAGAGCCGGTCGCGACGGCGGCATCGTTTACTCTTCGGCTTCCTTCGCGATCACTTCCTTGCCCTTGTAGTGGCCGCAGGACGGGCAGACGCGATGCGGCATCACCCATTCCTGACAATTCGGGCAGGCAACCGGATTGGCGACCGCGAGCGCGTCGTGCGCCGAGCGAAGGCCCTTGCGTCGGTGGCTGGTTTTTCGTTTCGGACGAGCCATCTTCTCACTCCTCCATCGGGGGATTGATCGCGCCCCGGCAAACTTCGGATCTCACACACGCATCGAATCTCACGCACCCTTCGAATCTCACGCACCCTTCGCCGCGCAACGACACGGCTCCTCGTTCAGATTCGCGCCGCATCCCACGCACAGGCCGCGGCAGTCGTCGCGACACAGCAGCACCTCGGGCAAGACCAGCGCCGGATGCTCCGCCGCGGCCCGACCGAGGTCGCAACGATCGTTTCGGTAGTAGCCGAAACCCTCGTCCTCTTCCTCGGGTCCCGACGACTCGCTGTGCGGCGAGAGGACCAGTCGCCAATCGACCCGACGCGTGTCGTCGAACGCGCCCGCGCACCGGCCACACTCAAATCCGAAAACGATCTCGACCCAACCGCGCACGTTCACGGTGTGCCGGTACAGCGACGCCTCGATCGACGCGCGGGCGC
This genomic window contains:
- the rpmF gene encoding 50S ribosomal protein L32, translating into MARPKRKTSHRRKGLRSAHDALAVANPVACPNCQEWVMPHRVCPSCGHYKGKEVIAKEAEE
- a CDS encoding DUF177 domain-containing protein; this encodes MILKISDLGRGPRRFDFDLDSAQLGDALGGRFDIDGPRARASIEASLYRHTVNVRGWVEIVFGFECGRCAGAFDDTRRVDWRLVLSPHSESSGPEEEDEGFGYYRNDRCDLGRAAAEHPALVLPEVLLCRDDCRGLCVGCGANLNEEPCRCAAKGA
- the fabD gene encoding ACP S-malonyltransferase, which encodes MPPSRPALLFPGQGAQFVGMGRDFEESSPAARRVLDEAHRASGFDLRGLCFDGPEDRLALTEFQQPCVLAVSAAIHAAFAERVSSRPVCAIGHSLGEYSAHVAAGSLDVGDAVILVGTRGQAMQRAVAAGVGAMAALLGTDEQTAQAACDDAGGDVWVANLNGGGQVVISGVASAVERAVASAKQRGVRRAVMLPVSAPFHCPLMEPAARAMDEVLRAAAFAPPAFPIIANVDARPCDDPSRFAALLITQITHRVRFEDCVRTAINMGVDAFIELGPGGKLTGMVSRIAPDIRAVSISSVRELDEAVAALQS